The Peribacillus sp. FSL E2-0218 genome contains a region encoding:
- the trpA gene encoding tryptophan synthase subunit alpha codes for MNKLTKALEECRIKQEKAFIPYIMAGDGGLERLKSQLLFLENSGATAVELGIPFSDPVADGPVIQQAGIRSLENGTTLRDVLKKVKEIKNEVKIPIILMGYSNSLMAYGLKEFTEDCLSAGISGCIIPDVPIEEEAVFSSIKMAGIVLIRLVTLTSSKERITEITAGAEGFIYAVTVKGITGTRDTFAGELGDYLKKVKELSPVPVLAGFGISTPEHVRDTIKSCDGVIVGSKIIECFESGKQDQINELIQASKDLVRK; via the coding sequence ATGAATAAATTAACAAAGGCGCTTGAAGAATGTAGGATTAAGCAGGAAAAAGCGTTCATTCCTTATATAATGGCAGGCGATGGCGGTCTAGAACGTTTGAAGAGCCAGCTTCTTTTCCTTGAAAATAGCGGAGCGACAGCCGTGGAGCTAGGTATACCATTCTCTGACCCTGTTGCGGATGGACCGGTCATCCAGCAGGCTGGCATCCGTTCCTTGGAGAATGGCACCACTTTAAGGGATGTACTGAAAAAAGTGAAGGAAATCAAAAATGAGGTGAAGATCCCCATCATCTTAATGGGCTATTCCAATTCGCTCATGGCCTATGGTCTTAAAGAATTTACCGAAGATTGCCTTAGTGCGGGAATTTCCGGATGTATCATTCCGGATGTGCCAATTGAAGAAGAAGCGGTGTTTTCCTCTATCAAAATGGCAGGAATCGTGCTTATCAGGCTCGTGACACTCACCTCCTCGAAAGAGCGCATCACAGAGATTACAGCAGGGGCAGAGGGCTTTATTTATGCAGTTACAGTCAAAGGCATCACTGGTACCCGTGACACTTTTGCAGGTGAACTGGGGGACTACCTCAAGAAGGTGAAGGAGCTTAGTCCCGTTCCTGTTCTTGCTGGTTTTGGCATTTCGACCCCAGAACATGTCCGGGATACGATCAAGTCCTGCGATGGGGTCATTGTCGGCAGCAAGATCATAGAATGCTTCGAATCAGGTAAGCAAGATCAAATTAATGAACTGATACAAGCGAGCAAAGATTTAGTTCGAAAATAA
- the typA gene encoding translational GTPase TypA, which translates to MKLRENIRNIAIIAHVDHGKTTLVDQLLKQSGTFRENEHVEERAMDSNAIEKERGITILAKNTAVQYQDTRINILDTPGHADFGGEVERIMKMVDGVLLVVDAYEGCMPQTRFVLKKALEQKITPIVVVNKIDKDSARPDEVVDEVIDLFIELGAEEEQLEFPVVFTSGIAGTASLDSDPAKQEKDMTPLFETIVETIPAPIDNSEEPLQFQVALLDYNDYVGRIGVGRVFRGKMHVGQQVSLMKLDGKVKQFRVTKIFGYIGLKKVEIQEAVAGDLIAVSGMEDINVGETVCPVEHPDALPILRIDEPTLQMTFLVNNSPFAGREGKFVTARKIEERLKSQLQTDVSLRVENTDSPDVWVVSGRGELHLSILIENMRREGYELQVSKPEVIVRLIDGVRCEPVERVQIDVPEEHTGSIMESMGARKGELLDMINSGSGQVRLLFTIPARGLIGYSTEFLTITRGYGIMNHSFDSYQPMAQGQVGGRRQGVLVSMESGKTTQYGTMQVEDRGVIFVEPGTDIYEGMIVGEHNRDSDLTVNIVKAKQMTNMRSANKDQTSSMKKPRILSLEEALEYLNDDEYCEVTPESIRLRKKILDKNERERAAKRKKVAVEEK; encoded by the coding sequence TTGAAATTAAGAGAAAATATTCGTAATATAGCCATCATTGCCCACGTTGACCATGGTAAAACAACGTTAGTGGATCAGTTGCTTAAGCAATCTGGTACTTTCCGTGAAAACGAACATGTGGAAGAGCGTGCGATGGACTCTAATGCGATTGAAAAAGAACGCGGAATTACGATTCTTGCGAAAAATACAGCAGTACAATACCAAGATACACGGATTAACATTTTGGATACACCGGGTCATGCCGACTTCGGCGGTGAAGTGGAACGGATCATGAAAATGGTCGATGGCGTTTTGCTTGTCGTTGACGCCTATGAAGGTTGCATGCCGCAAACTCGTTTTGTTTTGAAAAAAGCTTTGGAGCAAAAAATCACGCCAATCGTTGTCGTGAACAAAATCGATAAAGATTCTGCACGTCCAGATGAAGTGGTTGATGAAGTAATCGACTTATTCATTGAATTGGGAGCCGAAGAAGAACAGTTGGAATTCCCGGTTGTCTTCACTTCAGGTATTGCTGGTACAGCAAGCTTGGATTCCGATCCTGCCAAACAAGAAAAAGACATGACACCACTATTCGAAACGATCGTTGAAACGATCCCTGCACCAATCGATAACTCAGAGGAACCGCTTCAATTCCAAGTGGCTTTACTTGACTATAATGATTATGTAGGCCGTATCGGTGTTGGCCGTGTATTCCGCGGTAAAATGCATGTAGGACAGCAAGTTTCATTAATGAAGCTTGATGGGAAGGTTAAACAATTCCGTGTAACGAAAATCTTTGGTTATATCGGCTTGAAGAAAGTTGAGATCCAAGAAGCTGTTGCCGGTGACTTGATTGCCGTTTCTGGTATGGAAGATATTAACGTAGGGGAAACGGTTTGTCCGGTCGAACATCCTGACGCGCTTCCAATCCTACGTATTGACGAGCCAACATTACAAATGACATTCCTTGTCAATAACAGCCCATTCGCAGGACGCGAAGGGAAATTCGTTACAGCGCGTAAAATCGAAGAGCGCTTGAAAAGCCAATTGCAAACGGACGTCAGCTTAAGAGTCGAAAACACCGATTCTCCGGATGTTTGGGTTGTTTCAGGCCGTGGAGAGCTTCACCTTTCCATCTTGATTGAAAACATGAGACGTGAAGGATACGAGCTGCAAGTTTCTAAACCGGAAGTTATCGTTCGCTTGATTGATGGTGTCCGTTGTGAACCGGTTGAACGCGTTCAGATTGATGTACCTGAAGAACACACAGGTTCTATCATGGAATCCATGGGAGCACGTAAAGGTGAATTGTTGGATATGATCAATAGCGGAAGCGGTCAAGTCCGTTTACTGTTCACGATTCCAGCTCGCGGATTGATCGGTTATTCAACCGAGTTCTTAACGATCACTCGCGGATATGGCATCATGAACCACTCGTTTGACAGCTACCAGCCAATGGCACAAGGCCAAGTCGGCGGAAGACGTCAAGGTGTACTTGTTTCCATGGAATCAGGAAAAACTACACAATATGGTACGATGCAAGTAGAAGACCGCGGTGTTATTTTCGTTGAGCCGGGTACGGATATTTATGAAGGCATGATCGTCGGGGAACATAACCGTGATAGCGATTTGACTGTAAATATCGTTAAAGCGAAACAAATGACGAATATGCGTTCAGCGAATAAAGACCAAACTTCTTCCATGAAAAAACCGAGAATCCTGTCTCTTGAGGAAGCTTTGGAATACTTGAACGATGATGAGTACTGTGAGGTAACTCCGGAATCCATCCGCCTTCGTAAAAAGATCCTTGATAAAAACGAGCGTGAAAGAGCGGCTAAAAGGAAAAAAGTTGCTGTTGAAGAAAAATAA
- a CDS encoding YlaH-like family protein yields MDIQERLSFFAALYRVDENPEAGMWYLYLTVLGLCILVYQLGFAKKLPLLKNVVIYAVMALGCTLLSFFAVFLPMGEALVIASLVLGIYRIRLHNSKKEERA; encoded by the coding sequence TTGGATATCCAAGAGCGATTATCATTTTTTGCAGCATTGTACAGAGTGGATGAGAATCCTGAAGCAGGAATGTGGTATTTGTATTTAACGGTCTTAGGATTGTGCATCCTTGTCTATCAGTTAGGTTTTGCCAAAAAGTTACCTTTGCTAAAAAATGTGGTCATTTATGCAGTAATGGCACTTGGATGTACCCTTCTTTCTTTCTTTGCGGTGTTTCTTCCTATGGGGGAAGCCTTGGTCATCGCATCTCTTGTTCTTGGGATTTATAGAATCCGTCTTCATAATTCCAAAAAAGAAGAACGGGCATAA
- a CDS encoding YlaN family protein — translation MASDMLVNHREKAYALLKADADKILKLIKVQMENLTMPQCPLYEEVLDTQMFGLSREIDFAVRLGLVEDTEGKSLLETLEQELSVLHEASLKK, via the coding sequence ATGGCATCTGATATGCTTGTCAATCATCGAGAAAAAGCTTATGCTTTATTAAAAGCAGATGCTGACAAGATTCTAAAACTGATTAAAGTTCAAATGGAGAATCTCACTATGCCTCAATGTCCTTTATATGAAGAGGTACTGGATACTCAAATGTTCGGCCTATCACGGGAAATCGATTTTGCCGTCCGTTTGGGCTTGGTAGAGGATACCGAGGGTAAATCCCTTTTGGAAACACTCGAACAGGAATTGTCAGTTTTGCATGAAGCATCATTGAAAAAATAA
- a CDS encoding DUF1054 domain-containing protein, with protein MNRARFTADDFNVFTIDGLEQRMDALKDRIQPKLQALGEHFSQQLSVMTGDEMYPHVAKHARRTVNPPKDTWVAFAANSRGYKMMPHFQIGLWETHMFIWYAVIYEAPNKMEIGKKLEQQADRLIKSIPSHYVWSMDHTKPDVIPHEGLDIEDLNSMFHRLQTVKKAEILCGIRISRDDAIKMNEDDFMKTIQDAFEHLLPLYKLN; from the coding sequence ATGAATAGAGCAAGATTCACGGCAGATGATTTTAACGTTTTCACGATTGATGGATTGGAACAACGCATGGATGCTTTAAAAGATCGAATCCAACCAAAACTACAAGCTCTTGGCGAGCATTTTTCCCAACAGCTTTCCGTGATGACGGGGGATGAAATGTACCCTCATGTGGCAAAGCATGCTAGACGGACTGTGAATCCTCCTAAAGATACATGGGTAGCTTTCGCTGCAAACAGCAGAGGATATAAAATGATGCCGCATTTTCAAATTGGGCTGTGGGAAACCCATATGTTCATTTGGTACGCCGTCATTTATGAAGCCCCGAATAAAATGGAAATCGGAAAGAAACTGGAGCAACAGGCGGACCGTTTGATCAAAAGCATTCCATCTCATTATGTTTGGTCGATGGATCATACAAAACCTGATGTCATTCCTCATGAAGGTTTAGACATAGAAGATTTGAACTCTATGTTCCACCGGCTGCAAACTGTAAAGAAAGCTGAAATCCTATGCGGCATAAGAATTTCACGTGATGATGCCATTAAAATGAATGAAGATGATTTCATGAAGACCATTCAAGATGCGTTTGAACATCTTTTACCCTTATATAAATTAAATTAA
- a CDS encoding phosphoribosylanthranilate isomerase produces MLVKICGIKTLAAAQEAVKYGADLIGFIFAESSRKVAPELVGEFGLKLPGHVKKVGVFANQTEQEVIRIAEVAGLDFIQLHGDESASFARRMPLPVIKAFAIRSETDLEKLQEYPAEFLLVDLPKGSSGKGLTLDWDMIGEAMLPRRKLILAGGLTPENVGNAISAVSPIAVDVASGVETNGLKDSLKMKAFINEAKYTAGKGE; encoded by the coding sequence ATGTTAGTAAAAATATGTGGGATAAAGACATTGGCTGCTGCCCAAGAAGCCGTAAAATACGGAGCGGATTTAATTGGGTTCATTTTTGCAGAAAGCAGCAGGAAAGTAGCTCCTGAATTGGTCGGTGAATTCGGATTGAAGCTGCCGGGTCATGTTAAAAAAGTCGGAGTGTTTGCCAACCAGACCGAGCAAGAAGTAATAAGGATTGCTGAAGTGGCAGGGTTGGATTTTATTCAGCTGCATGGCGATGAGTCGGCCAGCTTCGCTCGCAGGATGCCGCTCCCGGTAATCAAGGCTTTTGCCATCCGCTCAGAAACAGATCTTGAAAAGCTTCAGGAGTACCCAGCTGAATTTTTATTGGTGGATCTTCCTAAGGGATCTTCTGGCAAGGGTCTGACTTTGGATTGGGATATGATCGGCGAAGCGATGTTACCTCGCAGGAAACTGATCCTTGCAGGCGGTCTGACTCCTGAAAATGTGGGGAACGCAATTAGTGCCGTTTCACCAATCGCCGTGGATGTGGCAAGTGGGGTAGAAACAAATGGATTAAAAGATTCGCTGAAAATGAAAGCATTTATTAATGAGGCGAAATATACAGCCGGAAAAGGGGAATGA
- a CDS encoding YlaF family protein: MNIKWNFLILAILATSSIGSIGIFIAEKSLIGILAAIVVLCGLMGFGFTQKKKLREAGKL, encoded by the coding sequence ATGAATATTAAATGGAATTTCTTAATATTAGCGATATTGGCAACATCCAGTATTGGCTCCATCGGCATCTTCATTGCTGAAAAAAGCTTGATTGGGATATTGGCTGCAATCGTTGTCCTTTGCGGTTTAATGGGGTTTGGATTCACTCAGAAGAAAAAATTACGCGAAGCAGGAAAGTTATAA
- a CDS encoding PhoH family protein, giving the protein MGNKIYVLDTNVLLQDPYSIYSFQDNEVVIPAVVLEELDSKKRYMDEIGRNARQVSKLIDSFREKGKLHLSIPLHNGGSLRIELNHRSFHELQEIFVEKTNDNRILAVAKNLSLEEETKEDGKTVILVSKDTLVRVKADAIGLEAEDFLNDRVVELDHIYGGHKEVFVAIDNLNKFYEKSFLPLEELTKDTYHPNQFLLMKDTLGSSASAIGIVDENCRFVKKLVYEGEHIWGIKPRNVQQTMALDLLLRSDIQLVTLIGKAGTGKTLLALATGLMQTEDLSQYKKLLVARPIVPVGKDIGYLPGEKEEKLRPWMQPIFDNLQYLFNTKKPGELDAILAGMSSIEVEALTYIRGRSIPDQFIIIDEAQNLTKHEVKTILTRVGERSKIVLMGDPEQIDHPYLDEYNNGLTYVVEKFKTERIAGHVKLIKGERSGLAQLAATLL; this is encoded by the coding sequence TTGGGAAATAAAATCTATGTTTTAGATACGAATGTCCTGTTGCAGGATCCGTATTCGATTTATTCATTTCAAGATAATGAAGTGGTCATTCCAGCAGTCGTCTTGGAAGAATTGGATTCGAAAAAAAGGTATATGGATGAAATAGGAAGAAATGCCAGACAAGTATCGAAGCTGATCGATAGCTTCCGCGAAAAAGGGAAGCTTCATCTGAGCATCCCCCTTCATAATGGAGGAAGCTTAAGAATTGAACTCAATCACCGATCATTCCATGAGCTTCAGGAAATTTTTGTCGAGAAAACGAACGATAACAGAATATTGGCCGTTGCCAAAAATTTATCATTGGAAGAGGAGACGAAAGAAGACGGCAAAACCGTCATCCTTGTAAGCAAAGATACCCTTGTAAGGGTGAAAGCCGATGCGATCGGGCTTGAAGCAGAGGATTTTTTAAATGATCGCGTCGTTGAATTGGACCATATATACGGTGGGCATAAAGAAGTGTTCGTCGCGATTGATAATCTGAATAAGTTTTATGAAAAAAGTTTTCTGCCACTTGAAGAACTGACAAAAGATACGTATCATCCCAATCAGTTCCTGTTGATGAAGGACACGCTGGGGAGTTCAGCTTCCGCGATTGGCATAGTGGATGAGAACTGCAGGTTCGTTAAGAAATTGGTATATGAAGGTGAGCATATTTGGGGAATCAAGCCAAGGAATGTCCAGCAGACGATGGCCCTTGATTTGTTGCTTCGTTCCGATATCCAGCTGGTGACGCTGATAGGGAAAGCGGGAACAGGGAAAACATTATTGGCATTGGCGACAGGCTTGATGCAGACGGAGGATCTGTCACAATATAAGAAACTTTTGGTTGCCAGGCCGATCGTCCCCGTAGGCAAGGATATTGGATATCTCCCTGGAGAAAAAGAAGAGAAGCTACGACCTTGGATGCAGCCTATTTTTGATAATCTGCAATATTTGTTCAATACGAAAAAACCGGGTGAATTGGATGCCATTTTAGCGGGCATGAGTTCGATTGAGGTCGAGGCATTGACGTATATAAGGGGGAGGAGCATCCCTGATCAATTCATCATCATCGATGAAGCGCAAAATCTAACGAAGCATGAGGTTAAGACAATCTTGACGAGAGTAGGGGAGCGGAGCAAAATTGTCTTGATGGGGGATCCCGAGCAAATAGATCATCCTTATTTAGATGAATACAATAATGGCTTGACCTATGTGGTGGAAAAATTCAAGACAGAGCGCATAGCCGGACATGTTAAATTAATTAAAGGGGAACGGTCAGGATTGGCCCAACTCGCCGCCACGCTATTATAA
- the trpC gene encoding indole-3-glycerol phosphate synthase TrpC, whose product MENILTEIIEQKKVEVAKLKETGLDESVMIDVVRPSLVQTLKTAKTIAVIAEIKRASPSKGNIKMDVNPIEQALSYESGGAAAISVLTDEAFFKGSIADLRSVSEAIKIPRLCKDFIIDEIQIDRAYRAGATIILLIVAALSQDRLHELYQYAKNKGLDVLTEIHDEAELERALEMNAELIGINNRNLKTFKVDLAVTERLAKRLDPKRHLIISESGIKTKEDVLRVKKAGAVGILVGETLMTSANLPNTMAELQMSL is encoded by the coding sequence ATGGAAAATATCTTAACGGAAATCATCGAACAGAAAAAAGTCGAAGTCGCAAAATTAAAGGAAACAGGTTTAGATGAATCAGTTATGATCGACGTGGTCAGGCCGTCTCTCGTGCAAACGTTGAAAACTGCGAAGACCATCGCTGTCATTGCCGAAATCAAACGGGCCTCCCCTTCGAAAGGGAATATTAAGATGGATGTAAATCCGATCGAGCAGGCGCTGTCCTATGAAAGTGGCGGTGCGGCAGCGATATCCGTATTAACGGATGAAGCATTCTTCAAAGGGTCGATCGCGGATTTAAGGTCGGTGAGCGAAGCCATAAAAATTCCAAGGCTGTGCAAAGATTTCATCATCGATGAGATTCAGATCGATCGTGCCTATCGGGCTGGTGCGACCATCATTCTATTAATTGTGGCAGCACTTTCCCAAGATCGGCTTCATGAGTTATATCAATATGCAAAAAATAAAGGGCTGGATGTGTTAACCGAAATTCATGATGAAGCTGAATTGGAACGAGCTCTTGAAATGAATGCAGAACTTATCGGGATCAACAATCGGAACTTGAAAACATTCAAAGTGGATTTGGCTGTCACGGAGCGATTGGCGAAACGGCTTGATCCAAAGCGCCACCTCATCATCAGCGAAAGTGGAATCAAGACAAAAGAAGACGTATTGCGAGTGAAGAAGGCTGGTGCGGTGGGGATTCTGGTCGGCGAAACACTGATGACCTCAGCGAATCTTCCCAATACCATGGCAGAACTGCAAATGAGCCTATAA
- a CDS encoding inositol monophosphatase family protein: MASVKEMDTYAKLWMKEAGARLRASFNTKLDIEMKTNPNDLVTNMDKGIEKFFCDKIGEVFPDHRIFGEEGMGNDIKDLKGTVWIIDPIDGTLNFIHQQRDFAISLGVYVDGIGKIGMVYDVVSDELYHVIKGQGAYMDDQRLPSLEPATVNRSIVSINASWVTENRRIDPRLLAPLVRDARGTRSYGSAALELAFVAAGRIDAYITMRLMPWDFAGGVLLIEEVGGEVSNIKGGKLNYIEGDSLFVSKPGLHKEVFDKYLSGNSGL; encoded by the coding sequence ATGGCATCGGTAAAGGAAATGGATACATATGCAAAATTATGGATGAAGGAAGCGGGAGCGAGGCTAAGGGCTTCCTTTAATACCAAATTGGATATTGAAATGAAAACGAACCCTAATGATTTGGTTACAAATATGGATAAGGGGATCGAAAAGTTTTTTTGCGACAAGATTGGTGAGGTCTTCCCTGATCACCGGATTTTTGGGGAAGAGGGAATGGGCAATGATATAAAGGATTTAAAGGGGACAGTGTGGATTATTGACCCGATTGACGGGACATTGAACTTCATTCATCAACAGAGGGATTTTGCCATTTCTCTTGGGGTTTATGTGGATGGCATCGGAAAAATCGGCATGGTCTATGACGTCGTTAGTGATGAATTATATCATGTGATCAAGGGACAGGGAGCATACATGGATGATCAACGCCTTCCTTCGCTCGAGCCGGCAACGGTAAATAGGTCCATAGTTTCCATTAATGCAAGCTGGGTGACGGAAAACCGCAGGATAGACCCGCGTCTTTTAGCGCCGCTCGTCCGGGATGCACGAGGAACCCGTTCGTATGGTTCGGCAGCATTGGAGCTTGCCTTCGTGGCTGCTGGAAGGATTGATGCCTATATAACGATGAGGCTCATGCCATGGGATTTTGCCGGAGGAGTGTTACTTATAGAGGAAGTGGGCGGAGAAGTAAGCAATATCAAGGGCGGCAAGTTGAATTATATAGAAGGTGATTCCCTTTTCGTTTCCAAGCCGGGACTGCACAAAGAAGTATTCGATAAATACTTATCAGGTAACTCCGGTCTTTGA
- a CDS encoding YlaI family protein has translation MKVKCVICDQIESIPDDSPEAKKLRNRPIHTYMCNTCNQRIEKRTNERIATGNFRLYRTIKTEDEW, from the coding sequence ATGAAGGTTAAATGTGTAATATGCGATCAAATCGAATCAATCCCTGACGATAGTCCAGAAGCAAAGAAACTCCGTAATCGGCCTATACATACCTATATGTGCAATACATGCAATCAACGCATAGAAAAGCGTACGAATGAACGGATTGCAACGGGGAACTTCAGGCTTTACCGTACAATCAAAACGGAAGATGAATGGTAA
- the trpB gene encoding tryptophan synthase subunit beta, producing the protein MTTYTQPDRTGHFGAYGGRFVPETLMAAITELEEVYDRSKKDPEFQKQLSYYLKQYIGRETPLYYAENLTKLAGGADIYLKREDLNHTGAHKINNTIGQALLTQKMGKKKVIAETGAGQHGVATATVCALLKLECIIFMGEEDIRRQKLNVFRMELLGAKVVSVSQGSGTLKDAVNEALRYWVANVDDTHYIMGSVLGPHPFPVIVRDFQSVIGKETKRQYLEENHTLPDAVVACIGGGSNAMGMFYPFIEDETVELYGVEAAGHGLDTHLHASSLTKGKPGVLHGAFMYVLQNEDGQIQEAHSISAGLDYPGVGPEHSFLKDTKRVEYTSVTDDEALEALMLLSREEGIIPALESSHAISYGLKLAKEMGKGTGLVICLSGRGDKDVETVQSLIGGSEHE; encoded by the coding sequence ATGACTACTTATACACAGCCTGATCGAACAGGACATTTTGGAGCTTACGGGGGCAGGTTCGTTCCGGAAACGTTAATGGCCGCGATAACGGAACTTGAGGAAGTATATGATCGATCCAAAAAAGATCCCGAATTCCAAAAGCAGCTGAGCTATTACTTGAAGCAGTATATCGGTCGCGAAACTCCTCTCTATTATGCGGAGAATCTTACGAAACTGGCTGGCGGTGCCGATATTTATCTGAAGCGTGAGGACTTGAACCATACCGGAGCACACAAAATCAATAATACGATCGGCCAGGCGTTACTGACTCAGAAAATGGGCAAGAAAAAAGTGATTGCCGAGACGGGTGCAGGGCAACATGGAGTGGCGACTGCGACAGTTTGCGCTTTGCTGAAGCTGGAGTGCATCATCTTCATGGGAGAAGAAGATATCAGGAGGCAGAAACTGAATGTGTTTCGGATGGAGCTATTAGGCGCCAAGGTCGTATCCGTATCACAAGGAAGCGGGACACTGAAGGATGCAGTTAATGAAGCCCTGCGTTATTGGGTAGCTAATGTGGACGACACCCATTACATAATGGGGTCCGTTCTTGGTCCGCACCCTTTTCCGGTAATTGTTCGCGATTTTCAAAGTGTGATAGGCAAGGAAACGAAGCGCCAATATTTGGAGGAAAACCACACCCTGCCAGATGCCGTAGTCGCATGCATAGGCGGGGGCAGCAATGCGATGGGAATGTTTTATCCGTTCATTGAAGATGAAACGGTCGAATTATATGGAGTGGAAGCGGCAGGTCATGGACTTGATACACATTTACATGCTTCCAGCCTGACGAAAGGGAAGCCAGGTGTGCTGCACGGTGCATTCATGTATGTTTTACAGAACGAAGACGGGCAGATCCAGGAGGCGCATTCGATTTCAGCAGGGCTGGATTATCCGGGGGTGGGTCCGGAACATAGTTTCCTAAAAGATACCAAGCGAGTGGAATATACCTCTGTTACAGATGATGAAGCCTTGGAAGCGCTGATGCTGCTATCAAGGGAAGAAGGGATAATTCCTGCTTTGGAAAGTTCACATGCCATTTCCTATGGTTTGAAACTTGCCAAGGAAATGGGTAAAGGTACAGGATTGGTGATTTGCTTATCTGGCCGTGGCGATAAGGATGTAGAAACGGTTCAATCGTTAATAGGGGGCAGTGAACATGAATAA
- a CDS encoding YhcN/YlaJ family sporulation lipoprotein, translated as MQKIILSLSAMLLMAGCSMDNKNQASEDPAKNHITKVNNSTIQEADRDTGQQTAKRLTGLAKSIPEVNDATAVVLGKYAIVGIDIDQDIERSQVGSIKYSVGETLKHDPDGASAIIVADPDLNERIREVAKDIKNGKPVRGILNELADITSRVIPEVPGDILTPIPSKTIDREKNKLNDNQERKELDKEQNDQSNHHME; from the coding sequence TTGCAAAAAATCATTTTATCGCTTTCTGCCATGCTCTTGATGGCGGGATGTTCAATGGATAATAAAAATCAAGCGTCGGAAGATCCTGCAAAAAACCATATAACGAAAGTCAATAACTCGACCATCCAGGAAGCGGACAGAGATACCGGGCAGCAAACGGCAAAAAGGCTCACTGGTTTGGCTAAGTCCATTCCTGAAGTGAATGATGCCACTGCAGTGGTTCTCGGCAAATATGCGATAGTAGGGATAGATATTGATCAGGACATTGAGCGTTCACAGGTAGGGTCGATTAAATATTCGGTCGGTGAAACGTTAAAGCATGATCCTGACGGTGCAAGTGCCATCATCGTCGCCGATCCGGATTTAAACGAACGGATCCGGGAAGTAGCAAAGGATATTAAAAACGGTAAACCAGTAAGAGGGATCTTGAATGAACTGGCTGACATCACAAGCAGAGTAATCCCTGAGGTTCCGGGTGATATTTTGACACCCATACCATCAAAAACGATTGACAGGGAAAAGAATAAGCTGAATGATAATCAGGAAAGAAAAGAGCTGGATAAAGAGCAAAATGATCAATCCAATCACCATATGGAATGA
- a CDS encoding peptidyl-prolyl cis-trans isomerase, with product MEPIVFINGKVKYPITLDPGVWIFDDRKVEIDTYFHADRAEVNELEEYTINASKHWQKEIQEGATMPPTLKTERKFEKQRLMEGTFGIPFEPFLKNAEPENGVTEVMVTTADKEFTFPLETALQFFLGFSKDGKPLKVTEGGPMEIYFGDASNLEDPIKNVRSFTIK from the coding sequence TTGGAACCCATCGTGTTTATAAATGGAAAAGTGAAATATCCTATAACGCTAGATCCCGGTGTCTGGATTTTTGATGACCGTAAAGTTGAAATCGATACATATTTCCACGCTGACAGAGCAGAAGTCAATGAATTGGAAGAGTATACGATCAATGCCTCCAAGCATTGGCAAAAAGAAATACAAGAAGGAGCAACCATGCCTCCTACATTGAAGACGGAACGGAAATTCGAAAAGCAAAGACTGATGGAAGGGACTTTTGGCATCCCGTTCGAACCTTTTTTGAAAAATGCCGAACCTGAAAACGGGGTAACGGAAGTCATGGTTACAACTGCAGATAAAGAATTTACGTTCCCTCTGGAAACGGCTCTTCAATTTTTCCTTGGTTTTTCCAAGGATGGCAAGCCCCTTAAAGTAACAGAGGGCGGCCCGATGGAAATTTATTTTGGGGATGCCTCCAATCTCGAAGATCCGATTAAGAATGTTCGGTCTTTCACCATAAAATAG